From Polynucleobacter sp. MWH-Braz-FAM2G, a single genomic window includes:
- the dapE gene encoding succinyl-diaminopimelate desuccinylase → MSATLELTEALIACHSVTPADGGCQDLITKRLQAIGFHTESVVSGPENFRVTNLWAIKKGKAGNDGKVLVFAGHTDVVPTGPLEKWTNNPFTPTIRDGKLYGRGAADMKTSLAGFVVATEEFVTAHPDHQGSIAFLLTSDEEGPANDGTVIMCERLQKQGQRLDYCVIGEPTSVDQLGDMIKNGRRGSLSGKLKVKGIQAHIAYPHLGKNPIHLSAPAISTLVETEWDKGNEYFQPTSFQISNVHAGTGANNVIPGELVIDFNFRFSTESKPEQLRERLEKILKDAGLEFEIDWVLGGSPFITGDGDLAGALRKAIKAETNIDTELSTTGGTSDGRFIAKICKEVVEFGPLNATSHKIDECVIVDDVVPLKNIYRKTLEQLIA, encoded by the coding sequence ATGAGCGCCACTCTTGAGCTTACAGAAGCTCTTATCGCCTGTCATTCCGTTACTCCGGCTGATGGTGGCTGCCAAGACTTAATTACCAAGCGCCTTCAGGCAATCGGGTTTCATACTGAAAGCGTAGTTAGCGGTCCCGAGAATTTTCGGGTCACCAACCTGTGGGCGATTAAAAAGGGCAAAGCTGGTAATGACGGAAAAGTCTTGGTATTTGCTGGACATACTGATGTAGTCCCTACAGGACCTTTAGAAAAATGGACTAATAATCCTTTCACACCAACTATTCGTGATGGCAAGCTTTATGGCCGAGGCGCAGCAGATATGAAAACCTCGCTAGCTGGCTTTGTGGTTGCCACAGAAGAATTTGTAACAGCACATCCAGATCACCAAGGTTCAATTGCGTTCCTACTCACTAGCGATGAAGAAGGCCCCGCCAACGACGGCACGGTCATCATGTGCGAACGTCTTCAAAAACAGGGGCAACGCTTAGATTATTGTGTAATCGGTGAACCTACATCGGTCGACCAACTCGGCGACATGATTAAAAATGGTCGTCGCGGCTCCCTCTCTGGCAAGCTCAAAGTAAAAGGAATCCAGGCGCACATTGCCTATCCTCATTTAGGCAAGAACCCGATTCACCTCTCAGCACCAGCTATTTCCACCCTAGTCGAAACCGAATGGGATAAAGGAAACGAATACTTTCAGCCTACTAGTTTTCAAATTTCTAATGTCCATGCTGGTACTGGTGCAAATAATGTCATTCCAGGTGAATTGGTGATTGACTTTAACTTCCGATTCTCTACTGAGAGTAAGCCAGAGCAATTGCGGGAGCGATTAGAAAAAATTCTAAAAGACGCAGGTCTCGAATTTGAAATTGATTGGGTATTAGGCGGAAGCCCATTTATTACTGGTGATGGCGACTTAGCAGGGGCATTACGCAAAGCCATCAAAGCAGAAACCAATATCGATACAGAGCTCTCCACCACTGGCGGAACTAGCGATGGCCGTTTCATTGCCAAGATCTGCAAAGAAGTTGTGGAGTTTGGCCCTCTTAATGCCACCAGCCACAAAATTGATGAGTGTGTCATTGTGGATGATGTTGTCCCGCTCAAAAATATCTATCGCAAGACCCTCGAGCAGCTTATCGCTTGA
- a CDS encoding cell division protein ZipA C-terminal FtsZ-binding domain-containing protein, whose translation MYIEQIMTMLGLSDLQFALAVIGLLILVLVAILNFKYSRARRKAKEQNEYSDDRFAREPSFTQGFADSEQSGRSEPSFGEAFSKTISAPEKFAIDPRIDCVITLRFDQSISGAEILEEINAWTDIEAQSTARWMCEGLNADIDAAEDWEELRPEASYSELQLAIQLASRKGAIGVLELSDFCSRSQALAETLGSQIDMPSVSAMLESAKELDVMAAESDIQLSINVVFDEPCPWGNFDALMRQRGFKLARNGRQYEFLSKGVLIFNSTDLDPNKSVPQLTLLLEVPLVPQEERAFERMLSEGVEIAQAAHGRLVDDNGINLSGAAVISIRQHLDVLYANLEKSGVPAGSSTASRLFS comes from the coding sequence GTGTATATAGAACAAATCATGACGATGTTGGGTCTGTCTGATTTGCAATTCGCATTGGCTGTTATCGGGCTCTTGATTTTGGTTTTAGTGGCGATATTAAATTTCAAATATTCCCGAGCCCGTCGGAAAGCGAAAGAGCAAAATGAGTATTCAGATGATCGTTTTGCTCGTGAACCTAGCTTTACACAGGGGTTTGCTGATTCTGAGCAATCTGGTCGTTCCGAGCCTAGTTTTGGGGAGGCGTTTTCAAAAACCATTTCAGCCCCCGAGAAGTTTGCTATTGATCCGCGGATCGATTGCGTCATAACACTACGCTTTGATCAAAGTATTTCTGGCGCAGAAATATTGGAAGAAATTAATGCCTGGACAGATATTGAGGCTCAATCGACTGCGCGTTGGATGTGCGAAGGTCTGAATGCTGATATTGATGCAGCTGAAGATTGGGAAGAATTAAGGCCTGAGGCAAGTTACTCAGAATTGCAGCTAGCGATTCAGCTTGCTAGCCGCAAGGGTGCAATTGGCGTTTTAGAGTTATCTGATTTCTGCTCTCGCTCGCAAGCATTGGCTGAAACTCTTGGCTCCCAAATTGATATGCCAAGTGTGAGCGCTATGTTGGAAAGCGCAAAAGAATTAGATGTAATGGCTGCCGAGAGTGATATTCAGTTAAGCATTAACGTGGTATTTGATGAGCCATGCCCATGGGGTAATTTTGATGCATTAATGCGTCAGCGTGGTTTTAAGTTGGCTCGCAATGGACGCCAGTATGAGTTTCTGAGTAAGGGCGTATTAATTTTCAATAGTACTGATCTTGATCCCAATAAGTCCGTTCCTCAATTGACTCTATTGTTGGAGGTTCCGTTGGTTCCGCAAGAAGAACGTGCATTTGAAAGAATGTTATCCGAGGGTGTTGAGATTGCTCAGGCCGCTCACGGACGCCTGGTGGATGACAATGGTATTAACTTGAGTGGTGCAGCAGTTATTAGTATTCGTCAGCACCTCGATGTTCTCTACGCCAATCTTGAGAAATCTGGCGTTCCTGCTGGATCTTCTACAGCTAGCAGATTATTTAGCTAG
- the radA gene encoding DNA repair protein RadA produces MAKVKTIYICQSCGGTSAKWQGQCPSCQAWNTMEEGLPETTSSNARFQGLAQSLPRQKLSAITAEDLPRFSTGVEEFDRVLGGGLVPGGVVLLGGDPGIGKSTLLLQALAEMSSAGMNVLYSSGEESAAQIALRAKRIALNAPQLEVLAEIQLEKLISIMDTVKPQVLVVDSIQTLYSEVLSSAPGSVAQVRECAAQLTRAAKASGICVLMVGHVTKDGHLAGPRVLEHIVDTVLYFEGDTHSSFRLVRSIKNRFGAVNELGVFAMTEKGLRGVTNPSAIFLSQHEQMVPGACVLVTQEGSRPLLVEIQALVDTAHVPNPRRLAVGLEQARLAMLLAVLHRHAGVACFDQDVFLNAVGGVKISEPAADLAVLLAIQSSIRNRALPKELIVFGEVGLAGEIRPCPRGQERLKEAAKLGFTVAILPKANMPKTKIPGLKVIPVERIDQAIAAAAELS; encoded by the coding sequence TTGGCCAAAGTCAAAACGATCTATATCTGTCAATCTTGTGGAGGCACATCTGCTAAATGGCAAGGTCAGTGCCCATCCTGTCAGGCTTGGAACACGATGGAGGAGGGTCTACCAGAGACTACAAGCTCCAATGCTCGCTTTCAGGGTTTGGCCCAATCACTACCTAGGCAAAAACTATCAGCAATTACTGCCGAAGATTTACCAAGATTTAGCACTGGCGTAGAAGAGTTTGATCGCGTTCTAGGAGGCGGTTTGGTGCCTGGGGGTGTTGTTTTGTTAGGTGGCGATCCTGGGATCGGAAAATCAACCTTACTTTTACAAGCCCTAGCTGAGATGAGTTCTGCTGGCATGAATGTGCTCTACAGTAGTGGTGAAGAATCTGCTGCACAAATTGCATTGCGCGCAAAGCGGATTGCCTTAAATGCGCCTCAGCTTGAAGTCTTAGCTGAGATCCAACTAGAAAAACTGATTTCCATTATGGATACAGTTAAGCCACAAGTATTGGTAGTGGATTCAATACAGACCTTGTACTCAGAAGTGCTGAGCTCTGCACCTGGATCAGTGGCTCAAGTACGAGAGTGTGCAGCTCAATTAACCAGAGCTGCTAAAGCCAGCGGTATCTGCGTATTAATGGTGGGGCACGTTACTAAGGATGGACACCTCGCAGGACCGAGAGTCTTGGAGCATATCGTAGATACTGTTTTATATTTTGAGGGTGATACGCATTCTTCTTTCCGATTGGTGCGATCGATTAAAAATCGTTTTGGCGCAGTGAACGAGCTCGGTGTATTCGCGATGACTGAGAAGGGCTTGCGTGGCGTTACAAATCCATCGGCTATTTTCTTGTCACAGCATGAACAGATGGTCCCCGGTGCTTGTGTATTGGTCACCCAAGAGGGTAGTAGACCTTTACTGGTTGAGATTCAGGCTCTTGTAGATACTGCACATGTACCAAACCCCCGACGTTTGGCAGTTGGCTTGGAGCAAGCACGTTTAGCCATGTTATTGGCGGTATTACATCGTCATGCTGGCGTTGCTTGTTTTGATCAAGATGTATTTTTAAATGCGGTTGGTGGGGTGAAGATTTCAGAACCCGCAGCGGACCTTGCGGTTTTATTAGCAATTCAGTCATCGATTCGTAATCGGGCGCTACCAAAAGAATTAATCGTATTTGGTGAAGTAGGTTTGGCTGGAGAGATACGTCCATGTCCACGAGGCCAAGAGCGTCTAAAAGAAGCAGCCAAGTTGGGTTTTACAGTGGCGATTCTTCCGAAAGCGAATATGCCTAAGACAAAGATTCCGGGGCTGAAGGTTATTCCAGTGGAGCGAATTGATCAGGCAATCGCTGCCGCTGCTGAGCTTAGTTAA
- the smc gene encoding chromosome segregation protein SMC — MQLKSIKLSGFKSFVDPTHFEMPGQLIGVVGPNGCGKSNIIDAVRWVLGESRASELRGESMQDVIFNGSGLRKPSGRASVELIFDNSEGRAQGQWSAFTELGIKRVLTRDGNSSYYVNNQVVRRKDIQDIFLGTGMGPRGYAIIGQGTINRILEAKPEELRVFLEEAAGVSKYKERRKETAARLEDTVENLTRVEDILRELEQQLTRLEKQATVAERHAELSSQMKSQQQLLWFVRQTEAGKEQERHANGIRDTQVSLEEQTAKLRHAEAELETMRTEQYALQDKVSQAQGDLYQTNADVSQVESQIHYVQEARQRLQQQTQDLQVQLQRWTVQETDAAQAQRTTEHDLALAAEKEQALLADLNGLQEQMPGREDAYQNATRELNQARDALASIEQRLASLGERIRSMSAQSDELKGRETRLVGEFDGLRRPDAEALQMAIDRQAMAARKVDEAKQRAIETQQRVPAADEARNAAQQQIQVANQDLAQTEAKLTALTALQASVQAQGKIGPWLESKGLKESKRLWQELKVESGWEAALESVLRERLAAVTAKSVQETLALANDAPPSRLAILLTEEITPAHTSAPADFTPLLSRVQSAGAPKLTSVLQEWLDNIYIASSLEDALHRREKLPAGGAFVTQQGHLVSRVGVQLYAADSEQAGMLARAQEMESLEKQLRAQQLMQSELKGELDQCIANYQAAHQAAEQARENAEHAVQEAHGFEVERMQLTQAEEQYSQRAAQIQGELSELRQQMEQLSQSQEQSAAELLESEESKQGLQEALQAAQETLELTTEERDRLRESLRAAEMAAQEAAFATRSLQQRISDLQRDQSTARTQIMEIQDKHDSATQELETLSDEEAQDKLQGLLLARSAREAALANARTEQDALLHQLREADESRMQIERSLQPMRDKVVDLQLREQAARLNYEQFATLLADAEADLSALEANFSADLKVGALQSEVNRLNTEIQSLGPVNMAALDELSSSRERKQFLDAQSADLNEAMQTLTDAIAKIDAETRDLLQGTFDQVNMHFGKLFPELFGGGHAELVMTGEEILDAGVQVMAQPPGKKNSSIYLLSGGEKALTAIALVFSLFLLNPAPFCLLDEVDAPLDDANTLRYAQLVAKMSDKTQFLFISHNKITMEIAHQLIGVTMQEQGVSRIVAVDISSAVSMVEAA, encoded by the coding sequence GTGCAACTGAAATCCATCAAACTTTCCGGCTTTAAGTCTTTCGTAGACCCAACCCATTTTGAAATGCCTGGCCAATTGATTGGCGTTGTTGGTCCCAACGGTTGCGGAAAGTCGAACATTATTGACGCCGTTCGTTGGGTATTGGGTGAGTCCCGCGCTAGTGAATTGCGTGGCGAATCTATGCAAGACGTTATCTTTAATGGTTCAGGTTTGCGCAAACCATCTGGTCGTGCCAGTGTGGAACTTATTTTTGATAATTCCGAGGGGCGCGCTCAAGGTCAGTGGAGTGCTTTCACAGAATTAGGTATTAAGCGTGTGCTCACGCGAGATGGAAACTCAAGTTACTACGTAAACAATCAAGTAGTACGACGTAAAGATATTCAAGATATTTTCTTGGGTACAGGTATGGGTCCAAGAGGTTACGCCATTATTGGACAGGGCACCATCAATCGTATTTTGGAAGCCAAGCCTGAAGAGTTGCGCGTGTTCTTGGAAGAGGCTGCTGGTGTCTCTAAATATAAAGAGCGTCGCAAAGAAACTGCCGCTCGTTTAGAGGACACAGTAGAGAACTTAACTCGCGTAGAAGATATTCTGCGAGAGCTCGAGCAACAGTTAACTCGTCTAGAAAAACAAGCTACGGTTGCAGAACGCCATGCTGAACTTTCTAGTCAAATGAAGTCTCAGCAACAGTTGCTATGGTTTGTGCGTCAGACTGAAGCAGGCAAAGAACAAGAACGCCATGCCAATGGTATTCGCGATACGCAAGTTAGCCTTGAAGAGCAGACCGCTAAGTTACGTCATGCCGAGGCTGAACTAGAAACCATGCGTACAGAGCAGTACGCATTACAAGATAAAGTTTCTCAAGCACAGGGTGACCTATATCAAACCAATGCTGATGTTAGTCAGGTCGAATCACAAATTCATTATGTGCAAGAGGCGCGTCAACGCCTACAACAGCAAACTCAAGATTTGCAAGTCCAATTGCAACGCTGGACTGTTCAGGAAACAGATGCGGCGCAAGCACAGCGAACTACTGAGCATGATCTAGCATTAGCTGCTGAAAAAGAGCAGGCGTTATTGGCGGATTTAAATGGCTTGCAAGAGCAAATGCCGGGTCGTGAAGATGCTTATCAAAACGCTACCCGTGAATTGAATCAAGCGCGTGATGCTTTGGCTTCTATTGAGCAGCGCTTAGCAAGTTTAGGTGAGCGTATCCGTTCCATGTCAGCTCAATCTGATGAGTTAAAAGGGCGCGAGACTCGTCTGGTTGGTGAGTTTGACGGTTTGCGCAGACCAGATGCTGAGGCTTTGCAAATGGCGATTGATCGCCAAGCGATGGCTGCACGTAAAGTTGATGAAGCTAAGCAGCGTGCGATTGAAACTCAACAGCGAGTTCCTGCTGCTGATGAGGCTCGCAATGCCGCACAACAGCAGATACAGGTGGCAAATCAAGATTTGGCGCAGACTGAAGCGAAATTGACGGCTCTGACAGCTTTACAGGCTAGCGTTCAAGCGCAAGGCAAGATTGGTCCTTGGTTAGAAAGTAAAGGTCTCAAAGAGAGTAAGCGTCTTTGGCAAGAACTCAAAGTAGAAAGTGGCTGGGAAGCTGCGCTTGAGTCTGTATTGCGTGAGCGTTTGGCTGCAGTTACTGCCAAGAGCGTTCAAGAAACTTTGGCTTTGGCTAATGATGCGCCTCCAAGCCGTTTAGCCATTTTGCTCACAGAAGAAATTACGCCTGCACATACATCTGCTCCCGCTGATTTCACGCCATTATTAAGTCGCGTTCAAAGCGCTGGGGCGCCTAAACTCACTTCAGTTTTGCAAGAGTGGTTAGACAATATTTATATTGCGAGCAGTCTAGAAGATGCATTGCATCGTCGTGAAAAATTACCTGCAGGCGGTGCTTTTGTTACACAACAAGGTCATCTAGTTAGCCGTGTTGGCGTGCAGCTGTATGCAGCAGATTCTGAGCAAGCAGGTATGTTGGCGCGTGCTCAGGAGATGGAGAGTCTTGAAAAGCAATTGCGTGCTCAACAACTCATGCAAAGCGAACTCAAGGGCGAGTTGGATCAATGTATTGCTAACTATCAAGCTGCTCATCAAGCAGCAGAGCAAGCTCGTGAAAATGCTGAGCATGCCGTTCAAGAAGCGCATGGCTTTGAAGTAGAGAGAATGCAATTGACTCAGGCTGAAGAGCAATACAGTCAACGTGCTGCTCAAATACAGGGTGAATTGAGTGAACTGCGTCAGCAGATGGAGCAATTAAGTCAGTCGCAAGAACAGTCTGCCGCTGAATTGCTGGAGTCGGAAGAATCCAAGCAAGGTTTGCAAGAGGCTTTGCAAGCTGCGCAAGAAACATTAGAGCTTACAACTGAGGAACGTGATCGATTACGCGAGTCACTGCGCGCTGCTGAAATGGCTGCTCAAGAAGCCGCTTTTGCTACACGTTCTTTGCAGCAACGTATTAGTGACTTACAGCGCGACCAAAGCACAGCTCGCACTCAGATCATGGAGATCCAAGATAAGCATGACTCCGCCACTCAAGAGCTCGAAACTTTGAGTGATGAAGAGGCGCAAGATAAATTGCAAGGTTTATTGCTAGCGCGTAGTGCTCGTGAAGCGGCTTTAGCGAATGCGCGAACTGAGCAAGACGCGTTATTGCATCAATTGCGTGAAGCCGATGAGTCTCGCATGCAAATTGAGCGTAGCTTGCAGCCAATGCGTGACAAGGTAGTTGATTTGCAATTACGTGAACAAGCTGCCCGCTTGAATTATGAACAATTCGCTACTTTATTAGCTGATGCAGAAGCTGATCTAAGTGCGCTTGAGGCTAACTTCAGCGCAGACTTGAAAGTGGGCGCGCTGCAGAGCGAAGTCAATCGTTTAAATACTGAGATTCAGTCTTTGGGTCCGGTGAATATGGCGGCCCTCGATGAGTTATCTAGCTCTCGTGAGCGCAAGCAGTTCTTAGATGCGCAATCAGCCGACTTGAATGAAGCAATGCAAACTTTGACTGATGCTATTGCGAAGATTGACGCTGAAACTCGTGATTTATTGCAGGGTACATTTGACCAGGTCAATATGCACTTCGGCAAACTCTTCCCGGAATTGTTTGGTGGAGGTCATGCAGAGCTAGTAATGACAGGTGAAGAAATTTTGGATGCAGGCGTGCAAGTCATGGCCCAGCCTCCTGGAAAGAAAAATAGCTCTATCTATCTTCTCTCTGGTGGTGAGAAGGCATTGACTGCAATTGCTTTGGTGTTCTCTCTCTTCCTCTTAAACCCAGCCCCATTCTGTCTGCTCGATGAGGTGGATGCACCATTGGATGATGCAAATACCTTGCGCTATGCGCAGCTAGTTGCCAAAATGTCAGATAAGACACAGTTCTTATTTATTTCTCATAACAAGATTACGATGGAAATCGCTCATCAACTGATTGGTGTCACGATGCAAGAGCAGGGCGTATCCCGCATTGTTGCGGTTGACATCTCTTCTGCTGTATCAATGGTAGAGGCTGCTTAA
- the ligA gene encoding NAD-dependent DNA ligase LigA, with protein MSTNRPTDLAERYVFLQAELARLEHAYYVLDNPLLPDIEYDRLYRELLDIESAHPEWITPNSLSQRVGGAALKEFDSVVHAVPMLSLNNAFEDAELIAFDRRCREALHTDRVTYAGELKFDGLAISLRYENGLLVTAATRGDGATGEDVTANIRTIRAIPLKLTGSNIPKVLEVRGEVFMYLKDFEKMNRHAAELGEKEFANPRNAAAGSLRQLDSKITAKRPLSFFAYGLGALEPQSWLPNTHEELLNAYVDLGLPVCSERRVLHSVDEILAFYNEIGAKRDSLPYDIDGVVYKVNSFAEQTKLGFVSRAPRFALAHKYPAQEALTTVLGIDVQVGRTGAITPVARLAPVEVGGVTVTNATLHNEDEVRRKDVRIGDIVSVRRAGDVIPEVVSVIKDRRPPNTQEFQMPTRCPVCDSHIERLADEAVARCSGGLFCGAQRKQALIHFAHRRALDIEGLGEKIVDQLVDNNLVRTPADLYRLGFTALANLERMGEKSADNLIQAINQSRNTTLARFIFALGIRHVGETTAKDLANHYRTMHALMDASMEDLLSVKDVGPVVADSIISFMQEAHNREVIEQLLASGMQLAVDEKKISAAVEGKTFVLTGTFPTLTRDEAKDLLEKAGAKVAGSVSKKTDYVVAGADAGSKLSKAEELGIPVIDEASMLGLLK; from the coding sequence TTGTCGACCAATCGTCCGACAGACTTAGCGGAGCGGTACGTATTTTTGCAAGCTGAGCTTGCGCGTTTAGAGCATGCTTATTATGTTCTTGATAATCCTCTGTTACCTGATATTGAATATGACCGCTTGTATCGCGAGTTACTTGATATTGAGTCAGCCCATCCAGAGTGGATTACACCAAATTCGCTATCGCAACGAGTAGGTGGGGCAGCTCTAAAGGAATTTGATTCAGTCGTACATGCAGTCCCAATGCTTTCTTTGAATAATGCATTTGAAGACGCTGAGTTAATTGCATTTGATCGACGCTGTCGTGAGGCGTTGCACACAGATCGTGTGACTTATGCAGGTGAGCTTAAATTTGATGGTTTGGCGATTTCCCTTCGTTATGAAAATGGCCTGCTCGTTACTGCGGCCACTCGTGGTGATGGCGCTACTGGTGAAGATGTCACGGCAAACATTAGAACGATTCGCGCTATTCCATTAAAGCTAACAGGAAGCAATATTCCAAAAGTTTTGGAAGTGCGTGGTGAAGTCTTTATGTATCTCAAAGATTTCGAGAAGATGAATCGACATGCCGCAGAATTGGGCGAGAAGGAGTTTGCCAATCCTCGCAATGCTGCTGCGGGCAGCTTGCGTCAACTCGATTCAAAGATTACCGCTAAGCGGCCGTTGTCCTTCTTTGCTTATGGCTTGGGCGCTCTTGAACCTCAGTCTTGGTTGCCAAATACCCATGAAGAATTACTAAATGCCTATGTAGACTTGGGTTTGCCTGTTTGTTCAGAGCGGAGAGTGTTGCATTCTGTAGATGAGATTTTGGCTTTCTATAACGAGATAGGTGCCAAACGAGATTCATTGCCTTACGACATAGATGGTGTTGTGTATAAGGTGAACTCTTTTGCCGAGCAAACTAAGCTTGGATTTGTTTCCAGAGCACCCAGATTTGCATTGGCGCATAAATATCCCGCCCAAGAGGCCTTAACTACGGTTTTGGGTATTGATGTCCAGGTCGGGCGCACTGGCGCAATAACGCCTGTAGCAAGACTTGCACCAGTGGAGGTTGGTGGGGTAACCGTTACCAATGCTACGTTACACAATGAGGATGAAGTCAGGCGAAAAGATGTTCGTATCGGAGATATCGTTTCAGTACGTAGAGCGGGGGATGTGATTCCTGAAGTTGTATCTGTGATCAAAGATAGACGCCCCCCAAATACTCAAGAGTTTCAAATGCCTACTCGCTGCCCTGTATGCGACTCTCACATTGAGCGATTGGCGGATGAGGCAGTTGCGCGTTGCAGTGGTGGATTATTCTGTGGTGCCCAGCGCAAGCAAGCTTTAATTCACTTTGCCCACAGAAGGGCGCTAGACATAGAAGGTCTTGGTGAGAAGATTGTGGATCAGTTGGTTGATAACAATCTAGTCCGGACTCCTGCTGATCTTTATCGCTTGGGCTTTACTGCTCTCGCTAATTTGGAGCGTATGGGAGAGAAGTCGGCAGACAATCTCATTCAGGCTATTAATCAATCTAGAAATACCACCTTAGCCAGATTTATCTTTGCCTTAGGTATTCGTCATGTGGGCGAGACTACCGCAAAAGATCTCGCCAATCATTACCGTACGATGCATGCTTTAATGGACGCATCGATGGAAGACTTGCTATCGGTAAAAGATGTCGGCCCAGTGGTTGCTGATTCCATTATTAGCTTTATGCAAGAAGCCCACAATCGTGAAGTGATCGAACAACTTTTGGCGTCAGGCATGCAACTCGCTGTAGATGAAAAGAAAATAAGCGCTGCCGTTGAAGGCAAGACGTTTGTATTAACGGGTACTTTTCCAACACTGACGAGGGATGAAGCTAAGGATCTCTTAGAAAAAGCAGGTGCAAAGGTGGCTGGATCTGTTTCCAAGAAAACTGACTATGTTGTTGCTGGGGCAGATGCAGGTAGCAAACTTTCCAAGGCCGAAGAATTGGGTATACCAGTAATCGATGAGGCGTCTATGTTAGGGTTATTAAAGTAA
- the prmB gene encoding 50S ribosomal protein L3 N(5)-glutamine methyltransferase encodes MDPEPQQPLTVNQCIEQIAQKLEGADLHYGHGAIDAHSEALWIVSKQLDLSPAEALDHLEDAITQNLQQKAFTIADTRISTRKPLAYILGEAWLMGVPFFCSEQSIVPRSWIAELIVDGSLEPWLPADGKALDLCTGNGSLAILLALTCPDIHVSACDISMPALSIAARNLDRHGLNSQVELLDGDLWDALPEPNEDNLFDLIICNPPYVNATSMAALPAEYQAEPELALAGGDDGMDLIRRILAYAPDYLSERGAILLEIGNEYENFKKAFPQIPAIWMEVSAGEEQVLLIQAEDLR; translated from the coding sequence ATGGACCCTGAGCCTCAACAACCACTTACCGTAAATCAGTGCATCGAACAGATCGCGCAAAAACTGGAAGGTGCAGACTTGCACTACGGGCATGGAGCAATTGATGCGCACAGTGAAGCGCTGTGGATTGTTAGCAAACAACTCGATCTAAGTCCAGCAGAAGCCCTGGATCATCTAGAAGATGCGATCACGCAGAATCTTCAGCAAAAAGCCTTCACCATTGCAGACACCAGAATTTCCACACGCAAACCACTTGCCTACATTTTGGGTGAAGCTTGGCTTATGGGGGTGCCATTCTTCTGTAGTGAACAAAGCATTGTCCCGCGCTCTTGGATTGCCGAACTGATTGTCGATGGCTCCCTAGAGCCATGGCTACCAGCAGATGGTAAGGCACTAGATCTCTGCACTGGAAATGGATCCTTAGCAATTCTCTTAGCACTTACATGCCCTGATATTCATGTGAGTGCTTGTGATATCAGCATGCCCGCTCTTTCCATCGCGGCTCGCAACTTGGATCGTCATGGACTAAATTCTCAGGTCGAGCTACTTGATGGAGATTTATGGGATGCCTTGCCGGAGCCGAATGAAGATAACCTATTTGATCTCATCATTTGCAACCCACCTTATGTAAATGCGACCTCAATGGCTGCACTGCCTGCTGAATACCAAGCCGAACCTGAGTTAGCACTGGCTGGAGGGGATGATGGCATGGACTTAATTAGGCGGATCCTTGCCTATGCTCCAGATTATTTATCAGAGCGTGGCGCTATCTTGCTTGAAATTGGCAATGAGTATGAGAACTTCAAAAAGGCGTTTCCGCAAATACCAGCAATCTGGATGGAAGTGTCCGCTGGTGAAGAGCAAGTCTTGCTAATACAAGCGGAAGACTTGCGATAA
- the dapD gene encoding 2,3,4,5-tetrahydropyridine-2,6-dicarboxylate N-succinyltransferase gives MSQSPQNIIEQAWENRANLSPDSAPGDVRNAVNAVLEGLNAGTIRVAERRDVGKWEVNQWVKKAVLLSFRLEDNQPMSAGGYTQFYDKVPSKFENYTAADFAAGGFRVVPPAVARRGSFIGKNAVLMPSYVNIGAYVGEGTMVDTWATVGSCAQIGKNVHLSGGVGIGGVLEPIQAGPVIIEDNCFIGARSEVVEGVVIEENAVLSMGVYIGQSTKIYDRETGEVHYGRVPAGSVVVPGSLPSACGKYSLYAAVIVKKVDAQTRAKTAINELLRD, from the coding sequence ATGAGCCAATCACCACAAAACATCATTGAACAAGCCTGGGAAAACCGCGCAAACCTATCCCCAGACAGCGCCCCCGGAGATGTCCGAAATGCCGTAAATGCCGTTTTAGAGGGTCTTAATGCTGGCACTATCCGCGTGGCTGAGCGTCGCGATGTTGGTAAATGGGAAGTAAATCAATGGGTTAAAAAGGCGGTATTGCTGTCATTTCGTCTTGAAGATAACCAGCCTATGAGCGCTGGTGGCTATACCCAGTTCTACGACAAGGTTCCAAGCAAATTTGAAAATTACACTGCTGCCGATTTTGCCGCTGGCGGTTTCCGCGTAGTACCCCCTGCCGTAGCTCGCCGTGGCTCATTTATCGGGAAAAATGCTGTTTTAATGCCTTCCTACGTCAATATTGGTGCGTATGTAGGCGAAGGCACCATGGTTGATACTTGGGCAACCGTAGGTTCCTGCGCTCAAATTGGTAAGAACGTACACCTTTCTGGCGGAGTTGGCATTGGAGGCGTTTTAGAGCCGATCCAAGCTGGACCAGTGATTATTGAAGATAACTGCTTTATCGGCGCCCGTTCAGAAGTCGTTGAAGGGGTTGTCATTGAAGAAAACGCTGTTTTATCGATGGGTGTCTATATTGGTCAAAGTACCAAGATCTACGATCGTGAAACTGGTGAGGTTCACTATGGTCGCGTTCCTGCTGGTTCAGTCGTTGTTCCAGGGTCGCTACCTTCAGCATGCGGTAAGTACAGCTTGTATGCCGCAGTCATCGTGAAAAAGGTAGATGCCCAAACTCGAGCAAAGACCGCTATCAACGAATTACTCCGCGACTAA